The Apodemus sylvaticus chromosome 5, mApoSyl1.1, whole genome shotgun sequence genome has a segment encoding these proteins:
- the LOC127684301 gene encoding olfactory receptor 1052-like — MRVWNHTAVKEFMLLGLTENHNCQVPLFLLFSIVYLIILAGNWGMIILIWLNAHLHTPMYFFLSNLSFCDICYSTVIAPKMLINFLSKHKSSTFFGCVFQSFFFAVYVTTEGILLSMMAYDRYVAIANPLMYTVIMTHSICSQMVLACYLGGLINSLTHTIGLLRLDFCGPNIVNHFFCDIPPLLKLSCSDAHINEMLLLIFSGVIAIFTFTVVMVSYIHIIIAILRIRSAEGRRKAFSTCASHLTAVTLFYGSVTFSYIQPSSQYSMEQEKVSAIFYTLVIPMLNPLIYSLRNKDVKEAATKLICKKRSTS; from the coding sequence ATGAGAGTTTGGAATCATACAGCTGTGAAGGAATTCATGCTCCTTGGATTAACAGAAAATCATAATTGTCAGGTTCCTCTCTTTTTGCTTTTTAGCATAGTGTATCTCATCATTCTTGCGGGTAATTGGGGGATGATTATCTTGATCTGGTTGAATGCCCACCTTCATACACCAATGTACTTCTTCCTTAGTAACCTCTCTTTCTGTGACATCTGCTACTCTACTGTCATTGCTCCTAAAATGCTCATCAATTTTCTGTCAAAGCACAAGTCTAGCACATTCTTTGGCTGTGTTTTTCAGAGTTTCTTTTTTGCAGTGTATGTAACTACAGAAGGTATTCTCCTGTCTATGATGGCTTATGACCGGTATGTGGCAATTGCAAATCCCTTGATGTATACAGTTATTATGACCCACAGCATCTGCAGCCAAATGGTTCTTGCATGTTACTTGGGTGGCCTCATTAATTCCCTGACTCACACAATAGGTTTACTCAGACTAGACTTTTGTGGTCCCAACATTGTGAATCACTTCTTCTGTGACATCCCTCCTCTTTTGAAGCTCTCATGTTCTGATGCACACATCAATGAGATGCTGCTTTTGATCTTCTCTGGAGTGATTGCTATTTTTACTTTCACTGTTGTCATGGTGTCCTATATCCACATTATTATTGCCATCTTGAGAATTCGTTCAGCTGAGGGAAGGCGCAAAGCCTTCTCCACCTGTGCCTCACACCTGACAGCTGTGACACTATTTTATGGTTCTGTGACATTTAGCTATATTCAACCAAGTTCTCAGTACTCCATGGAACAGGAAAAAGTCTCTGCTATTTTTTACACCTTGGTCATCCCCATGCTGAATCCTCTGATTTACAGTCTGAGGAACAAAGATGTGAAAGAAGCAGCCACAAAGTTGATTTGTAAAAAAAGGAGCACCTCTTGA